ATTGTTTTATTTTTATATGGAACTAAAGTAACTGAATTTAATCGCGAAAACAATGGGTGAAAATATAATGAAAATGCTATTTGATTTCTTCCAAAAAACTCCTTTTATAATGCTATTGTTCTTTTTAAAGAAAACATTGGAAAATATTATTATATAAACATGGCTTCAAAACCTATTTTTGAAGATAATACAATCAAGTTTATTGATTATGATTTAGATATTAAATGCTATCCTGGTAAGAATTTACAAGTAGTTGATCGTGAAGAATTTAGCCAAAATTCAAAACTTATGAACTATAGTGATGAAATTAAAACCAAGATATATGAAGAGATAAAAAACATTATCGAAGATTACAATAGTTTTTCTTACTTTTTTAATGATGAAATTATTGATTATTATTTGGAAATACTCCTTAAAGATAAACTTATTAGTAAAAACTTTTATAACTATGCTTTAAGTCAAGAAATTTCTTCAAGCAAACCTAAAAAAGCTAAGAAAGTAGTCAAAAATAATAACAACAATAAAAATAAACCACAAAGGCAAAATAAACCAAAAAACTTGCAAAATAGTCCTAAAAGTCATAAGTAAATCCTTATGGCTTTTTATTTTTGAATTTGGGCGTATATAGCTCGCTAGCAAAATTGGTTATATTAAACTACTAGATTTTGGCCTTATTTTGCCCACTTTTCCTTCAAAAAATGTCAATTATCGTATATAATTACCCTGTTATGAACAGAGTAAATGCAAATGAACGTTTTTACATCAAGAAATCAGTTATTGGAGCTCAATAATTGTCTTTTGTATTGTTTTGTGAATTTGCTAATTAAGAAATAGTTTGAAATACTGAAAATAAGGCCACAAGATCAATACTAAAGATCTTGTGGTTTTTTATGTTCATAGCGATATTAATATAAAAGAAAAGAAAATAAAGGATAAATTTTATAGAAAGGAAAATTATAGATGCAGAATGTTTTGAAAAAGAATTGGTTTATAGCGGTTTTAGCAATTGTTTTTACCGGAACCATTTTTGCAATCAACTTTTTACAAGTATCTTATTTTAATAAGTTTTTGGCTTTTTTACAGCTTGATTCTAAAGATCCTGAAGTGAAAAATGTTTTAATCGCATTTCTTTTAATAAGTTTATTTGCAACAATTTCATATTTAATTAATGAATTTTTCTTTTTAGTCTCAAATTACTTACTCAAAAAGACTATTTTAAGAGAAATGATTGATAAGTTGTTTTCAACAAACTTTGCTAAGTGAGCATTTGTTCCTGAACAAAATAAGCTTGTTGCTTTTGCTAATTCACCAGATCTTTTATCTAAGGGATACTATTTAAGCTTTATTAATGGGTTTATTCAACTTGTTTCATTTTTAGCTACTTTAATTTCTCTTGCGATAATTAGTCCAATTGTACTTGCATATATTTTGCCACTGATAATTGTTGCACTTATTTTACCAATGCTTGCTCATAAAAAAGGAGATCAATTATCTTATTTAAATAATCAATTAATGATAAATCCGAAGAAAATTTCTTCAAGTATTACAAAGCAAATTTTCACCCACTCAATTAATGGTACTTTTGAAAACTTAGAAAAAAGTTACAAAGATCAGTTAAATCAAGAAGTTGTTACTAACATTGATCTTTTTAGCAAGATTTATGGTTCATTTGTCTTTTGACAAGACTTAATTTCAATTATCTTTTCAGCTTTAGTAATTGTGATTTCTTTAATGATTGCTTTATTTACACCTAACTTACTTGCTATTGCGCTATTTGGAACCATTTTAACTAAATTGCCTTCATTTAAATCATTTATTAAGGAAACTTTAGGAATGTTTTTAAATGTTTATATTTGCAAAATGCACTTTAAACAAATGCAAGAAGATTTATATTCAAAAAGTGAATTAGCTGCTAATTTAAGTGATGCTCCAAAAGAGGCACCATTAAATTTTGAGAAATTAACTCTTGCTAATGCAACTATTATCTCTAAAGAAACTAACGAAACTATTTTAGAAAATGTTAGCCTTAGCGTAAATAAAAATGACAAAATCCTCATCTTTGGTGAAAGTGGTGGAGGAAAAAGTTCGCTTGTGCTTAATTTAACTGGATCAATGACAGTTATTAATGAAAGCCAAATTTTCATTAATAACAAAGAAGTTAATAACTTAGATTTATTA
This genomic window from Mycoplasmopsis gallinacea contains:
- a CDS encoding DUF402 domain-containing protein, whose translation is MEWDFSKLKIGSMINVQAYKHNGFLYRQWNGAKVIFQNKRHIVLFLYGTKVTEFNRENNGWKYNENAIWFLPKNSFYNAIVLFKENIGKYYYINMASKPIFEDNTIKFIDYDLDIKCYPGKNLQVVDREEFSQNSKLMNYSDEIKTKIYEEIKNIIEDYNSFSYFFNDEIIDYYLEILLKDKLISKNFYNYALSQEISSSKPKKAKKVVKNNNNNKNKPQRQNKPKNLQNSPKSHK
- a CDS encoding ABC transporter ATP-binding protein; protein product: MAFLQLDSKDPEVKNVLIAFLLISLFATISYLINEFFFLVSNYLLKKTILREMIDKLFSTNFAKWAFVPEQNKLVAFANSPDLLSKGYYLSFINGFIQLVSFLATLISLAIISPIVLAYILPLIIVALILPMLAHKKGDQLSYLNNQLMINPKKISSSITKQIFTHSINGTFENLEKSYKDQLNQEVVTNIDLFSKIYGSFVFWQDLISIIFSALVIVISLMIALFTPNLLAIALFGTILTKLPSFKSFIKETLGMFLNVYICKMHFKQMQEDLYSKSELAANLSDAPKEAPLNFEKLTLANATIISKETNETILENVSLSVNKNDKILIFGESGGGKSSLVLNLTGSMTVINESQIFINNKEVNNLDLLNQSYLTNEKESLFEGTLLENLTFFNDTLVNETKKLVKLFDLEKLDLNEAINIENLQYSHGQLQRILLIKAINSGKEILFFDESLSNIDEKTATEILKYLASLNKTVLVVSHNHTPEHKELFNKIWKVEKGVLHEMK